A stretch of the Vibrio aphrogenes genome encodes the following:
- a CDS encoding AzlC family ABC transporter permease: MDISSQSISRTHLLWRGMLAISPLSFAVIPWGLLAGSYAIDIGLTPIEAQALSAILFAGAAQLVATGMFDAQVGLWTMLLTTFFITSRHFLYSVSMREKISPLPLRWRLPLGFLLTDELFAVCGHQSKKEFEPWYALGAGLSFYLVWNLASLVGIVAGRQIPNLDQWGLEFAVAATFIAIVIPTIKNIPILVAVVVALVASVLLSYWQIEGSLIIASLLAMVAGYLCEKAGMDNSSSSQTLKSEEGA, translated from the coding sequence ATGGATATTTCTTCTCAATCAATATCTCGTACACACCTTTTGTGGCGTGGCATGTTAGCCATTTCCCCCTTGAGTTTTGCTGTTATTCCATGGGGGTTATTGGCCGGCTCATACGCGATTGATATTGGTTTAACCCCAATTGAAGCCCAGGCTTTGTCAGCGATTTTATTTGCGGGGGCTGCGCAATTAGTTGCAACCGGGATGTTTGATGCGCAGGTTGGTTTATGGACCATGCTATTAACGACGTTTTTTATTACCTCACGTCATTTTCTTTATAGCGTGTCGATGCGTGAAAAAATCAGCCCATTACCGTTACGCTGGCGTTTACCTCTCGGGTTTTTACTGACCGATGAGTTATTTGCAGTGTGTGGTCATCAAAGTAAAAAAGAATTTGAACCTTGGTATGCACTGGGGGCGGGGTTGAGTTTTTATCTCGTTTGGAATTTAGCCAGTTTAGTCGGTATTGTGGCTGGCAGACAAATCCCAAATCTTGATCAATGGGGGTTAGAGTTTGCGGTCGCGGCGACGTTCATTGCCATTGTGATTCCAACCATTAAAAATATTCCCATTTTAGTTGCAGTGGTGGTCGCATTGGTGGCGTCGGTATTACTCAGTTACTGGCAAATAGAAGGGAGTTTGATCATTGCCAGTTTATTGGCGATGGTGGCGGGTTACTTATGTGAAAAAGCAGGAATGGATAATAGCTCCTCTTCTCAAACATTAAAATCAGAGGAGGGCGCATGA
- a CDS encoding UTRA domain-containing protein, with translation MQYIKIKESIVEQIESGQLLPGQKLPSERILAESFATTRVTLREALSLLEAEGVVYREDRRGWFISPEPLRYDPQQGFDFEKMALTQGRVATTQLLSAKSMLATKSATTLLDLPPFSQVYCFQRVLHLDKRPVAYVVQYVRADRFPELLKQNLEVPLAELYRRYYQQHYQQVYYRLAAASLSGEMAQMLRATSGSPSTLIERVHFNEQAEKIDCAFEYWRHDAMCIESVVSLKQD, from the coding sequence GTGCAATACATAAAAATTAAAGAGTCGATTGTTGAGCAAATTGAATCTGGTCAGTTACTTCCTGGTCAAAAATTGCCTTCGGAGCGAATACTTGCGGAATCATTTGCGACCACGCGTGTGACATTAAGAGAAGCGCTCTCTTTGTTGGAAGCCGAAGGGGTTGTATACCGAGAAGACCGACGAGGTTGGTTCATTTCACCTGAACCATTGCGTTATGACCCTCAGCAAGGTTTTGATTTTGAAAAAATGGCGTTAACTCAAGGTCGAGTTGCAACGACTCAGTTATTGAGCGCTAAATCAATGTTGGCAACGAAATCCGCCACGACACTCTTAGACTTGCCTCCTTTTAGCCAGGTGTATTGTTTTCAGCGTGTCTTACATTTAGATAAAAGGCCGGTTGCTTATGTCGTTCAGTATGTTCGAGCCGATCGCTTTCCTGAACTGTTAAAACAAAACTTAGAGGTGCCTCTTGCTGAGCTTTATCGACGGTATTATCAGCAACACTATCAACAGGTTTATTACCGACTGGCTGCGGCTTCTTTATCCGGTGAAATGGCTCAAATGTTGCGTGCAACCTCAGGGAGTCCTTCTACTTTAATTGAGCGTGTGCATTTCAATGAACAAGCTGAAAAGATTGATTGCGCCTTTGAATATTGGCGTCATGATGCCATGTGTATTGAGTCTGTTGTTTCTTTAAAACAAGATTAA
- a CDS encoding AzlD domain-containing protein — translation MIILSILAMTAVVFLSRYLFLSPRLPVKLNHNAQRLLSYSSPAVLTAIWAPIVFIHDESLAISWLNPYLVAAILAAVIAWKTHNVIATTVISMGCFFALNAFLS, via the coding sequence ATGATTATATTGTCTATTTTAGCGATGACAGCGGTGGTGTTTTTGAGTCGTTATTTGTTTCTTTCTCCAAGGTTACCGGTGAAGTTAAACCATAATGCACAACGTTTGCTGAGTTATTCTAGCCCTGCCGTCTTGACTGCCATTTGGGCCCCAATCGTCTTTATTCATGATGAGTCATTGGCTATTTCTTGGTTAAATCCTTATTTAGTCGCTGCCATCTTGGCCGCTGTGATTGCTTGGAAAACCCATAACGTGATTGCAACGACTGTGATCAGTATGGGCTGTTTCTTTGCTTTAAACGCTTTTCTCTCTTAA
- a CDS encoding phosphatase — translation MQILVDTHTHTYASGHAYSTLIENAQAAKQHGLAMFCTTDHSSAMPGAPHYWFFNNQRVIPRILEGVAVLRGVETNIMNEQGEVDLHPSSYEYLDWVIASFHEAVFRPSDKRAHTEALLNIIKSGKVDALGHLGNPNYDFDFEKVALCAKQHHVAIELNNSSLKGGSRAGSEARCEAIARVVKDVGGFITTGSDAHFCHDLGKFEKVSALLDKVAMPSDKVITHTPQQFLEFLALRGRAPIAEFKE, via the coding sequence ATGCAGATACTTGTTGATACTCATACCCACACCTACGCCAGTGGCCATGCTTACAGTACCTTGATTGAAAATGCTCAAGCAGCGAAGCAACATGGTTTAGCAATGTTTTGCACCACCGACCATTCCTCCGCGATGCCTGGTGCACCACATTATTGGTTCTTTAATAATCAACGTGTCATCCCACGGATTTTAGAAGGCGTTGCCGTGTTACGCGGGGTGGAAACCAATATTATGAATGAACAAGGCGAGGTGGATCTGCACCCAAGTTCTTACGAATATTTAGATTGGGTGATTGCCAGCTTTCATGAGGCGGTATTCCGTCCAAGTGATAAACGCGCTCATACTGAAGCATTATTAAATATTATTAAAAGTGGTAAGGTCGATGCTTTAGGTCATTTAGGTAATCCTAATTACGATTTTGATTTTGAAAAGGTCGCCTTATGTGCAAAACAACATCATGTTGCGATTGAGCTGAACAACTCTTCTTTAAAGGGGGGAAGTCGCGCTGGCAGCGAAGCACGTTGTGAAGCCATCGCTCGTGTAGTCAAAGACGTGGGTGGTTTTATTACCACAGGTTCAGATGCCCACTTTTGTCATGATTTAGGTAAGTTTGAAAAAGTCAGTGCACTGCTGGATAAAGTGGCTATGCCAAGCGATAAAGTGATCACTCATACCCCGCAACAGTTTCTGGAATTTTTAGCATTAAGAGGCCGCGCGCCAATTGCTGAATTCAAAGAATGA
- a CDS encoding NUDIX hydrolase: MKLLCCHVHPDVEHIESKQIIQRLATRAIAMHGQDILLLYTERYHDYSLPGGGLDEGEDHIAGLIRELQEETGAQHIRDIQPFGCYEEYRPWHKDQANVIHMLSYCFTCQVDRELGPTRFEAYEIKNGMKPVWINIHTAIEHNIKTMKESPKKGLSIERETFLLQLIAQQLC, from the coding sequence ATGAAATTACTCTGTTGTCATGTTCACCCTGATGTTGAGCACATCGAATCTAAACAAATTATTCAACGATTGGCGACTCGCGCGATTGCGATGCATGGGCAAGATATCTTGTTGCTATACACCGAGCGTTATCATGATTATAGCTTGCCTGGTGGTGGGCTTGATGAAGGCGAAGATCACATTGCGGGCTTAATTCGTGAGCTACAAGAAGAAACCGGTGCGCAACATATTCGTGATATTCAACCTTTTGGATGTTATGAAGAATATCGTCCTTGGCATAAAGATCAGGCGAATGTCATTCACATGTTGTCGTATTGCTTTACTTGCCAAGTTGACCGTGAATTAGGGCCAACACGATTTGAAGCGTATGAAATAAAAAATGGTATGAAACCAGTTTGGATAAATATTCATACCGCGATCGAACACAATATAAAAACCATGAAAGAAAGTCCTAAAAAAGGGCTCTCAATTGAACGTGAAACGTTTTTACTGCAATTAATTGCACAACAATTATGTTGA
- the add gene encoding adenosine deaminase gives MGSLLPKVILHEHIEGSVTPEMALLLAKKHNVSLPDDFLYPEGSYDKNEFPNGRYQYDETDFGEFVTAYDVVADLVRDADDYYLIMKDYLSRNAAQGMIYCEMITSAFHLCSQEDEQGKVTLNAAQYHDFMEGIERAIREVKAEYGTETRLQACGVRHLSLEHLNLSVDFIAQNPRDSIAGFNIAGNERAGEFADFIYVHELVDNIPLPKSYHAGEIRGPESIREAIQFGAKRIGHGIAAIKDDALIEQLIQDGITLEVAPTSNRILVTEFGQKLDHHPLRRLYEKGIRLSINTDDAGLFGTDVAKEYRIAEQVFGFSRVELLDVTLCGLEAAFVEDEVKQALIAQVYQCFSEEDWHELEMHAAALPDGALKSRLQNRLHHK, from the coding sequence ATGGGCAGTCTTCTCCCTAAAGTCATTTTGCATGAGCACATTGAAGGTTCAGTGACGCCTGAAATGGCTTTACTCTTAGCGAAAAAACACAATGTTAGCTTACCGGATGATTTTTTATACCCGGAAGGTAGCTATGACAAAAATGAGTTTCCTAATGGTCGTTATCAATACGATGAAACCGATTTTGGTGAGTTTGTAACGGCTTATGATGTAGTGGCAGATTTGGTTCGTGATGCGGATGATTATTATCTGATCATGAAAGATTACTTAAGCCGTAATGCTGCTCAAGGCATGATTTATTGTGAAATGATCACATCGGCCTTTCACTTGTGTTCACAAGAAGATGAGCAAGGGAAGGTCACGTTAAATGCCGCTCAATATCACGATTTCATGGAAGGTATCGAAAGAGCCATTCGCGAAGTGAAAGCTGAATACGGTACCGAAACGCGTTTGCAGGCGTGTGGCGTTCGTCATTTGAGCCTTGAACATTTAAATTTGAGCGTTGATTTTATCGCACAAAACCCAAGAGACAGCATTGCTGGGTTTAATATTGCCGGAAATGAAAGAGCTGGAGAATTTGCCGATTTCATCTATGTGCATGAATTAGTCGACAATATTCCGTTACCAAAGTCGTATCATGCCGGTGAAATTCGTGGCCCAGAAAGTATTCGTGAAGCGATTCAATTTGGGGCTAAACGTATTGGGCATGGTATTGCCGCCATTAAAGACGATGCCTTGATTGAACAATTGATTCAAGATGGCATTACTTTAGAAGTTGCGCCAACCAGTAACCGCATTTTGGTTACCGAGTTTGGACAGAAGTTGGATCATCACCCACTTCGTCGTTTGTACGAAAAAGGGATTCGTTTATCGATCAATACCGATGATGCCGGCTTATTTGGCACCGATGTGGCGAAAGAGTACCGCATTGCCGAACAAGTCTTTGGTTTTTCTCGAGTAGAGCTACTTGATGTCACCCTGTGTGGTTTAGAAGCTGCTTTTGTGGAAGATGAAGTAAAACAAGCGCTGATCGCTCAGGTATACCAATGCTTTAGTGAAGAAGATTGGCATGAGTTGGAAATGCACGCTGCGGCGTTACCCGATGGTGCATTAAAATCACGCTTACAAAATCGGTTACATCATAAGTAA
- the tdh gene encoding L-threonine 3-dehydrogenase encodes MKIKALSKLKPEEGIWMTEVDMPEMGHNDILIKIRKTAICGTDVHIYNWDEWSQNTIPYPMVVGHEYVGEVVGIGQEVKGFEIGDRVSGEGHITCGHCRNCRGGRTHLCRNTTGVGVNRTGAFSEYLVIPAFNAFKIPDEISDDLASIFDPFGNAVHTALSFDLVGEDVLITGAGPIGIMAAAVAKHVGARHVVITDVNEYRLDLARKMGVTRAVNVANEKLEDVMSELGMTEGFDVGLEMSGVPSAFNAMLEGMNHGGRVALLGIPPSDMAIDWTKVIFKGLVIKGIYGREMFETWYKMASLIQSGLDLTPIITHHFSVDDFQEGFDTMRGGLSGKVILDWTK; translated from the coding sequence ATGAAAATTAAAGCACTTTCAAAATTAAAGCCTGAAGAAGGCATTTGGATGACCGAAGTTGATATGCCAGAAATGGGGCATAACGATATTCTTATTAAAATCCGTAAAACCGCGATTTGTGGTACCGACGTACATATTTATAACTGGGATGAATGGTCACAAAACACCATTCCATACCCAATGGTTGTTGGTCATGAGTATGTTGGTGAAGTTGTCGGAATCGGCCAAGAAGTGAAAGGTTTTGAAATCGGTGATCGCGTATCTGGCGAAGGTCATATTACTTGTGGGCATTGCCGTAACTGTCGTGGTGGACGTACCCATTTATGCCGTAATACTACTGGCGTTGGTGTCAACCGTACCGGTGCGTTCTCTGAATACTTAGTGATTCCAGCCTTTAACGCCTTTAAGATTCCAGATGAAATTTCTGACGATTTGGCTTCGATCTTTGACCCATTTGGTAACGCGGTACACACCGCATTATCGTTTGATTTAGTGGGTGAAGATGTGTTGATCACAGGCGCAGGCCCTATTGGTATCATGGCGGCGGCTGTCGCAAAACACGTTGGTGCGCGCCATGTGGTGATTACTGATGTTAATGAATACCGTCTAGACTTGGCTCGCAAAATGGGCGTAACACGTGCTGTTAACGTTGCTAATGAAAAGCTGGAAGATGTCATGAGCGAACTTGGCATGACTGAAGGGTTCGACGTTGGCCTTGAAATGTCAGGTGTGCCATCAGCATTCAACGCGATGCTGGAAGGCATGAATCACGGCGGTCGTGTTGCTCTCTTAGGTATTCCACCTTCAGACATGGCTATCGACTGGACCAAAGTGATTTTCAAAGGCTTGGTGATCAAAGGCATTTACGGACGCGAAATGTTCGAAACTTGGTATAAAATGGCAAGCCTCATTCAATCAGGCTTAGATCTAACCCCAATTATCACGCATCATTTCAGCGTTGATGATTTCCAAGAGGGCTTCGATACTATGCGTGGCGGGCTTTCAGGGAAAGTTATCCTAGATTGGACTAAGTAA
- a CDS encoding LysR family transcriptional regulator, producing MLNSRLIALLPDLATFILVVNKGSFTAAAKELGVTPSALSKLITRLEASLNVKLFERTTRTLQITQSGEKIYQQSIAMVNAAQQAVDISNAEHEAPVGTITIAAPKAFLSIMLQPIVTPFLQQYPNIELKLKVSDGDIDMLEQGIDIMFRLTDKPYENLISKELGKVNLSLCASPDYLALKGTPSHPTELRDHDCLYLGETKTDHIWDFVKGNETHTIPVSGRYAVNHSQMRLNGVKDGLGIGIFPDFVIKEALANGDVIQVLNDWTIKGNYHGVIAMQYAPSKYMPTRLRVFIEYALKHLPV from the coding sequence ATGCTCAATTCTCGCCTGATCGCGCTATTACCTGACCTTGCTACGTTTATCTTGGTGGTAAATAAGGGAAGTTTTACTGCCGCAGCCAAAGAGCTTGGCGTAACGCCATCGGCATTGAGTAAATTGATCACTCGCTTAGAAGCCTCTTTGAATGTCAAACTGTTTGAGCGCACTACCCGTACTTTGCAAATTACCCAGTCGGGAGAAAAAATTTATCAACAGTCGATTGCCATGGTGAATGCAGCGCAGCAAGCGGTTGATATCTCCAATGCGGAACACGAAGCGCCTGTAGGCACCATTACCATTGCAGCCCCAAAAGCTTTTCTGAGTATCATGCTACAACCCATCGTCACTCCTTTTTTGCAGCAATACCCAAATATCGAATTAAAGCTTAAAGTCTCTGACGGGGATATTGATATGCTCGAACAAGGCATTGATATTATGTTTCGCTTAACTGATAAGCCGTATGAGAATTTGATTTCAAAAGAGCTCGGAAAGGTCAATTTATCTTTATGTGCCAGCCCTGACTATTTAGCCTTAAAAGGCACGCCGTCTCACCCAACAGAACTGCGAGATCACGACTGTTTATACCTTGGTGAAACCAAAACCGATCATATTTGGGATTTTGTTAAAGGAAATGAAACCCACACCATTCCCGTTTCTGGGCGTTATGCGGTAAACCACTCGCAAATGAGGTTAAATGGCGTAAAAGACGGTTTAGGGATTGGTATTTTCCCTGACTTTGTCATCAAAGAAGCGTTAGCCAATGGCGATGTGATCCAAGTATTAAATGATTGGACCATAAAAGGAAATTATCACGGTGTGATCGCCATGCAATACGCGCCAAGCAAATACATGCCGACGCGTTTAAGAGTGTTCATTGAGTATGCGCTAAAGCATTTGCCGGTATAA
- a CDS encoding glycine C-acetyltransferase: MSSAFYSQINQQIEDVKSEGLYKSERVITSAQAAAVSISTGEEVLNFCANNYLGLANHPALIEAAKQGMDEHGFGMASVRFICGTQDAHKELERKLSNFLGMEDTILYTSCFDANTGLFETILDAEDAIISDALNHASIIDGVRLCKAKRFRYANNNMAELEAQLIAANEAGARHKLIVTDGVFSMDGVVANLTAICDLADKYDALVMVDDSHAVGFMGENGRGTHEYNDVMGRIDIITGTLGKAMGGASGGYTSGKKEVIDWLRQRSRPYLFSNSVAPAIVAASIRVIDLLAESNDLRAKLWENAAHFRTRMTDAGFTLAGADHAIIPIMLGDAKVAAEFAERALEKGIYVVGFSFPVVPKGQARIRTQMSAAHSREQLDRAIDAFIAVGKDMGIIA; encoded by the coding sequence ATGTCTTCTGCATTCTACAGTCAAATAAACCAACAAATTGAAGATGTTAAGTCTGAAGGTTTGTACAAATCTGAACGTGTTATTACTTCAGCTCAAGCGGCTGCAGTGTCTATTTCCACTGGGGAAGAAGTTTTAAACTTCTGTGCGAATAACTATTTAGGTTTGGCGAATCACCCTGCGCTGATTGAAGCGGCGAAACAAGGGATGGATGAGCATGGTTTTGGTATGGCGTCAGTGCGTTTTATTTGTGGGACTCAAGATGCGCATAAAGAATTAGAGCGCAAACTGTCGAACTTCTTAGGAATGGAAGATACCATTCTTTATACCTCATGTTTCGATGCCAATACGGGCTTATTTGAGACGATTTTAGATGCAGAAGATGCCATTATTTCAGATGCGTTAAACCATGCATCCATCATTGATGGGGTGCGTTTGTGTAAAGCGAAGCGTTTCCGTTATGCCAATAACAATATGGCAGAATTAGAAGCACAATTAATTGCCGCCAATGAAGCGGGCGCTCGTCATAAATTGATTGTGACCGACGGCGTATTCTCTATGGATGGTGTGGTCGCAAACTTAACCGCTATCTGCGATTTAGCGGATAAATACGATGCGCTAGTGATGGTTGATGATTCTCATGCCGTGGGTTTTATGGGTGAAAATGGCCGTGGTACGCATGAATACAACGATGTGATGGGCCGTATTGATATCATCACGGGCACGCTTGGTAAAGCCATGGGCGGCGCATCAGGTGGTTACACATCAGGCAAAAAAGAAGTGATTGATTGGTTACGTCAGCGTTCTCGTCCATACCTATTCTCAAACTCTGTGGCACCTGCGATTGTGGCTGCGTCTATTCGAGTGATTGATCTGCTGGCCGAAAGTAATGATTTACGCGCCAAATTATGGGAAAACGCTGCTCATTTCCGCACTCGTATGACTGACGCCGGTTTTACTTTAGCGGGTGCTGACCACGCAATCATCCCTATTATGTTAGGTGATGCCAAAGTCGCGGCAGAGTTTGCAGAGCGCGCACTTGAAAAGGGCATTTATGTCGTGGGTTTCTCATTCCCAGTGGTGCCAAAAGGCCAAGCACGTATCCGTACTCAAATGTCTGCTGCGCATAGCCGTGAGCAATTAGACCGTGCGATTGATGCGTTCATCGCAGTGGGTAAAGACATGGGCATTATCGCGTAA
- the trhO gene encoding oxygen-dependent tRNA uridine(34) hydroxylase TrhO, which produces MSQFVVCALYKFVALDHHQSLREPLIALMEKHAIRGTLLLAQEGINGTVAASREGIDALLAWFGQDERLADVSYKESYHQVMPFNRSKVKLKKEIVTMGVEGIDPKQVVGTYVKPKDWNQLISDPEVFVVDTRNDYEIELGTFERAVNPKTDTFREFPDYVKQNMDPQKHKKVAMFCTGGIRCEKSTAYLKEQGFEEVYHLEGGILKYLEEVPEEESLWKGDCYVFDGRVAVNHSLEKSDYELCNACRLPITAADKATPQFEQGVSCPHCFGHHNEEQIGRFREREKQVQLAKLRGEVHVGGDAVKLMEEKRLQKLARKKSQRSRQK; this is translated from the coding sequence ATGAGTCAGTTTGTTGTGTGCGCATTATATAAGTTTGTTGCACTGGATCATCATCAATCATTAAGAGAACCATTAATTGCGTTGATGGAAAAGCATGCGATTAGAGGCACGCTATTGCTGGCTCAGGAAGGAATTAACGGTACTGTTGCTGCTTCGAGAGAGGGAATTGATGCGCTCTTGGCTTGGTTTGGACAAGATGAACGCTTAGCGGATGTGTCATATAAAGAGTCTTATCATCAAGTGATGCCATTTAATCGCTCTAAAGTGAAATTGAAAAAAGAAATTGTCACTATGGGGGTTGAAGGTATCGATCCCAAACAAGTAGTCGGTACTTATGTGAAGCCGAAAGATTGGAATCAGTTAATTTCAGATCCAGAAGTATTTGTAGTGGATACCCGCAATGATTATGAAATTGAATTAGGAACGTTTGAACGCGCGGTTAATCCTAAAACCGATACTTTCCGTGAATTTCCTGATTACGTAAAACAGAATATGGATCCGCAAAAACATAAGAAAGTTGCCATGTTCTGCACTGGGGGAATTCGTTGTGAAAAATCGACGGCTTATCTAAAAGAACAAGGTTTTGAAGAGGTGTATCACTTAGAAGGTGGCATTTTAAAATACCTAGAAGAAGTCCCTGAAGAAGAAAGCCTTTGGAAAGGGGATTGCTATGTATTTGATGGTCGGGTTGCGGTAAATCACAGCTTAGAAAAAAGTGATTATGAGCTTTGTAATGCGTGCCGTTTACCTATCACTGCGGCCGATAAAGCGACACCACAATTTGAGCAAGGAGTCAGTTGTCCACATTGTTTTGGTCATCATAATGAAGAGCAAATAGGGCGATTTCGCGAGCGTGAAAAACAAGTTCAATTGGCAAAGTTGCGTGGTGAAGTGCATGTTGGTGGCGATGCCGTCAAGCTAATGGAAGAAAAGCGTTTGCAAAAACTGGCGCGTAAAAAGTCCCAACGAAGTCGCCAAAAATAG
- a CDS encoding tetratricopeptide repeat protein, whose translation MLVTLMSCQAIAEEPQKYSEQQMLDRPLMERYILDELKALRIDQQDLERRLTIQITDRELEVADKSLNYSNITVTYFFYIIAGVASLVALVGWQSLKEIKHNTKEMADKRLNEITLSYEKKFSALERDLKRKTRIITENNREIEIINEVHNLWLRAQSAQTPEQKIETYDEILKIRPGDLEALTHKADAAMDIQEYHWALSICNRVLEVDDNNAHALYQRACAYSRLGAEEQAINDLVLAIESSASLRELAADETDFEMLRGNPRFEVLIDSDFS comes from the coding sequence ATGCTGGTTACCTTGATGTCGTGCCAAGCGATAGCGGAGGAGCCTCAGAAATACTCAGAGCAGCAGATGCTCGACCGACCTTTGATGGAGCGATATATTCTCGATGAATTAAAAGCCCTACGCATAGATCAACAAGATTTAGAGCGTCGTCTCACCATCCAGATTACGGACAGAGAGTTGGAAGTGGCGGATAAATCTTTAAATTACTCCAATATTACGGTGACCTATTTCTTCTACATTATTGCTGGTGTGGCTTCTCTCGTGGCGTTAGTTGGCTGGCAGTCACTTAAAGAAATCAAACATAATACCAAGGAAATGGCGGATAAACGTCTTAACGAAATCACCTTGTCTTATGAGAAAAAATTCAGTGCATTAGAGCGTGATTTGAAACGTAAAACTCGCATTATCACGGAAAATAACCGCGAAATTGAAATCATTAACGAAGTGCATAATTTATGGCTGCGGGCGCAAAGTGCTCAAACGCCAGAGCAAAAAATTGAAACCTATGATGAAATTTTAAAAATACGTCCTGGTGATCTTGAAGCGTTAACTCATAAAGCGGATGCGGCGATGGATATCCAAGAATACCACTGGGCGTTAAGTATCTGTAACCGGGTATTGGAAGTGGATGATAATAATGCGCATGCGTTATACCAACGTGCTTGTGCGTATTCTCGTCTTGGTGCAGAAGAACAAGCAATCAATGATTTAGTGTTAGCGATTGAATCGAGTGCCTCATTAAGAGAGCTCGCCGCCGATGAAACAGACTTTGAAATGCTAAGAGGAAACCCTCGTTTTGAGGTGCTGATTGATAGTGATTTCTCTTAA
- a CDS encoding DUF3541 domain-containing protein translates to MLKRKLNALTITALFFVSQLTFVTPTFAETTPYSTPSTLSNTRYQQDAESIKQTFESQLYTLNATTAGHYGLRLFRQTLDPKYSATIWSDMARVASTLNQIATEIQTPKQAKAYGENRLKAYANTEKVRRQMRFEATKDHPEYLFLGIDLLGSMARADEYGLKHKYDKHLRNLIRQFDFKTYATDPDMIKAWAAQLANQVYWLRQLGEQDVVNDFIETFKKTYPDNQDKQLTDQQFANKIYGLTHIIFAASEYYQHPVDAKEFAWIYDYFDNNIEQILTRTKEDVIAEVGISYLLAQKYRAPTLADTQATIAHAIDPKMKMIPSTDGDFELASGEHRNVLAIMLLHWQGTHEAPTITDQPSLFKDLPYGLVKK, encoded by the coding sequence ATGTTAAAGCGTAAACTGAACGCACTGACCATCACGGCGTTATTCTTTGTCTCACAATTAACTTTTGTTACACCCACTTTTGCTGAAACAACGCCTTATTCAACACCATCAACTTTAAGCAATACTCGATATCAACAAGATGCAGAGAGCATCAAACAGACTTTTGAAAGCCAGCTTTATACTTTAAATGCCACCACCGCCGGACATTATGGTTTACGCCTTTTCCGCCAAACCTTAGATCCCAAATACTCTGCGACCATTTGGTCTGACATGGCTCGAGTTGCCAGCACCTTAAATCAAATTGCGACGGAAATACAAACCCCAAAACAAGCAAAAGCTTACGGTGAAAATAGGTTAAAAGCCTATGCCAACACTGAAAAAGTTCGCCGTCAAATGCGTTTTGAAGCGACTAAAGATCACCCAGAGTATTTATTTCTTGGCATTGATTTATTAGGCAGTATGGCTCGCGCCGATGAATATGGTTTAAAACATAAATACGATAAACATTTACGCAATTTAATTCGTCAATTTGATTTCAAAACCTACGCAACAGACCCGGATATGATCAAAGCGTGGGCAGCTCAATTAGCGAATCAAGTTTACTGGTTGCGCCAACTTGGTGAGCAAGATGTTGTCAATGATTTCATTGAAACCTTTAAAAAAACCTACCCTGACAATCAAGATAAGCAATTAACCGACCAGCAATTTGCGAACAAAATCTATGGATTAACTCACATTATTTTTGCGGCGTCTGAATATTATCAGCACCCTGTTGATGCCAAAGAGTTTGCTTGGATTTATGATTATTTTGATAACAATATTGAGCAAATTCTAACTCGAACCAAAGAAGATGTGATTGCAGAAGTGGGCATCAGCTATTTATTAGCACAAAAATATCGCGCGCCAACGTTAGCCGATACACAAGCAACTATTGCCCATGCCATCGACCCCAAAATGAAGATGATTCCATCGACGGACGGTGATTTTGAATTAGCGAGTGGTGAGCATCGAAACGTACTAGCCATTATGTTGCTGCATTGGCAAGGTACTCATGAAGCTCCTACTATCACTGACCAGCCTTCCCTCTTTAAGGACTTACCTTATGGCTTAGTCAAAAAATAA